The Streptomyces sp. NBC_00224 genome has a window encoding:
- a CDS encoding sugar phosphate isomerase/epimerase family protein, which translates to MPRPFTLFTGQWADLPLEEVCRYARDFGYDGLELACWGDHFEVGRALADPGYLDSRHALLDKYGLRCWAISNHLVGQAVCDSPIDERHRGILPARIWGDGEPEGVRRRAAREMADTARAAAAFGVRTVVGFTGSSIWHLVAMFPPVPPHMIERGYEDFAERWNPVLDVFDAEGVRFAHEVHPSEIAYDYWTTHRALEAVGHRAAFGLNFDPSHFVWQDLDPVGFLWDFRDRIYHVDCKEARKRLDGRNGRLGSHLPWGDPRRGWDFVSAGHGDVPWEDVFRMLRSIGYDGPVSVEWEDAGMDRLTGAPEALATLKRYDFDPPSASFDAAFGAAE; encoded by the coding sequence ATGCCCCGACCGTTCACCCTCTTCACCGGCCAGTGGGCCGACCTCCCCCTGGAGGAGGTGTGCCGGTACGCCCGCGACTTCGGCTACGACGGCCTCGAACTGGCCTGCTGGGGCGACCACTTCGAGGTCGGCAGGGCGCTGGCCGACCCCGGGTATCTGGACTCCCGGCACGCGCTCCTCGACAAGTACGGCCTGCGGTGCTGGGCGATCTCCAACCATCTGGTGGGCCAGGCCGTCTGCGACTCGCCGATCGACGAACGGCACCGGGGCATCCTGCCCGCCCGGATCTGGGGCGACGGCGAGCCCGAGGGCGTACGGCGGCGGGCCGCCCGGGAGATGGCGGACACCGCACGGGCGGCGGCCGCCTTCGGGGTGCGCACGGTCGTCGGATTCACCGGCTCGTCCATCTGGCACCTGGTGGCGATGTTCCCACCGGTTCCGCCGCACATGATCGAGCGGGGCTACGAGGACTTCGCCGAGCGGTGGAACCCGGTGCTCGACGTCTTCGACGCGGAGGGCGTGCGCTTCGCCCACGAGGTCCACCCGAGCGAGATCGCGTACGACTACTGGACCACCCACCGCGCCCTGGAGGCGGTCGGGCACCGGGCGGCCTTCGGGCTGAACTTCGACCCGAGCCACTTCGTCTGGCAGGACCTCGACCCGGTCGGGTTCCTGTGGGACTTCCGCGACCGGATCTACCACGTGGACTGCAAGGAGGCCCGCAAACGGCTCGACGGCCGCAACGGACGGCTCGGCTCGCACCTCCCGTGGGGCGATCCCCGGCGCGGCTGGGACTTCGTCTCGGCCGGGCACGGCGATGTGCCCTGGGAGGACGTCTTCCGGATGCTGCGGTCCATCGGTTACGACGGGCCGGTCTCCGTCGAGTGGGAGGACGCCGGAATGGACCGGCTCACCGGCGCCCCGGAAGCGCTCGCCACGCTGAAGCGGTACGACTTCGATCCGCCCTCGGCGTCCTTCGACGCGGCCTTCGGAGCCGCCGAATAG
- a CDS encoding ThuA domain-containing protein, with product MHRKRSRARKALALLTGSLLAAASLTLTAPRQAAADPAPNPAAEQFQQVTLAKGAAETGEPMSLAVLPDRSVLHTSRGGELRLTDAAGNTRLAGTLPVYSHDEEGLQGIGVDPGFSTNRFVYLYYAPPLSTPSGDAPDTGTAADFARFDGVNRLSRFVLKADGTLDNASEKKILDIPASRGLCCHVGGDIDFDAQGNLYLSTGDDTNPFASDGYTPIDQRAGRNPAYDARRSAGNTNDLRGKLLRIKVNGDGSYAIPAGNLFAPGAAKTRPEIYAMGFRNPFRFSVDKATGIAYVGDYGPDAGAADPKRGPGGQVEFARVDKPGNYGWPFCTGKNDPYVAYDFATRTSGAAFDCAAPKNTSPYNTGLVDLPPAQPAWIPYDGGSVPEFGSGSESPMGGPVYHYDASLDSPVKFPQAYDGEFFAGEFGRRWIKRIRQDAGGAVRSINPVPWTGTQVMDMAFGPDGALYVLDYGTAWFGGDENSALYRIENATAGHSPVAEAKADRTSGQAPLRVAFSSAGTTDADGDALTYAWDFGDGTAPSTAANPAHTYRKNGTYTATVTAKDPTGRTGSASVHVTVGNTAPKVTLQLPGDGQLFGFGDEVPFKVSVTDPEDGTVDCAKVQVRFVLGHDSHGHPVTTVNGCSGTIKTAIDGGHDPNANIFGVIDASYTDNGGGGQPALSGHAQAQLQPRHRQAEHFTGSSGIRTYDKAAAHGGRTVGDIDNGDWISFKPYILAGTTKLTARISSGGAGGFLEVRAGSATGTLLGSAPVPVTGGWETFQDIDVPLRGAPSKATELFLVFKGGAGALYDVDDFELSSSAPDRTAKRVLVFSRTAGFRHDSIPDGIAALKELGATSGITVDATEEAAQFTTSNLARYDAVVFLSTTGDVLSGDQQSAFENYIATGGGYMGVHAAADTEYDWAFYGGLVGAYFSSHPQIQPATVRVEDHGHPATSHLGDAWERTDEWYNYRTNPRSQARVLATLDETTYQGGTMRGDHPIAWCQSYRGGRAFYTGGGHTKESYAEAAFRQHLLGGLRYASGQVKADCTPSTGYRPLFNGHTLEGWKQGGPGTFDVVDGELRSQGGMGLLRYQAEQFGSYSLKLDWKLTGDDNSGVFVGFPDSDDPWSAVNNGYEVQIDATDAPDRTTGAIYSFKSADLRARDRVLRPPGQWNSYEIRVQGERLQVFLNGVKINDFTNTDPARSLKDGYIGLQNHGSADHASFRNIQLKKLPPA from the coding sequence GTGCACAGAAAACGGTCCAGAGCCCGGAAGGCACTCGCACTCCTCACCGGCAGCCTCCTCGCCGCGGCGTCCCTCACGCTCACCGCACCCCGACAAGCGGCCGCCGACCCGGCCCCGAACCCCGCCGCCGAACAGTTCCAGCAGGTCACCCTCGCCAAGGGCGCCGCCGAGACCGGTGAGCCGATGTCGCTCGCGGTGCTCCCCGACCGCAGCGTCCTGCACACTTCGCGGGGCGGCGAGCTGCGCCTCACCGACGCGGCGGGCAACACCCGCCTGGCCGGGACCCTGCCCGTCTACTCGCACGACGAGGAGGGTCTCCAGGGCATCGGCGTCGACCCCGGGTTCAGCACCAACCGGTTCGTCTACCTCTACTACGCGCCGCCGCTGAGCACCCCGTCCGGCGACGCGCCCGACACCGGGACCGCCGCCGACTTCGCCAGGTTCGACGGTGTGAACCGGCTCTCCCGGTTCGTCCTGAAGGCGGACGGCACGCTCGACAACGCCAGCGAGAAGAAGATCCTCGACATCCCCGCCTCGCGCGGCCTGTGCTGCCACGTCGGCGGCGACATCGACTTCGACGCGCAGGGCAACCTGTATCTGTCGACCGGTGACGACACCAACCCGTTCGCCTCCGACGGATACACCCCCATCGACCAGCGGGCCGGCCGCAACCCCGCCTACGACGCCCGGCGCTCGGCCGGGAACACCAACGACCTGCGCGGCAAGCTGCTCCGCATCAAGGTGAACGGCGACGGCAGCTACGCGATCCCGGCCGGGAACCTCTTCGCCCCCGGCGCCGCGAAGACCCGCCCCGAGATCTACGCCATGGGCTTCCGCAACCCCTTCCGCTTCAGCGTCGACAAGGCCACCGGCATCGCCTACGTCGGTGACTACGGCCCGGACGCGGGCGCGGCCGACCCCAAGCGCGGGCCCGGCGGGCAGGTCGAGTTCGCCCGGGTGGACAAGCCCGGCAACTACGGCTGGCCCTTCTGCACCGGCAAGAACGACCCGTACGTCGCCTACGACTTCGCCACCCGCACCTCCGGCGCGGCCTTCGACTGCGCTGCGCCGAAGAACACCTCGCCGTACAACACCGGCCTGGTCGACCTGCCGCCCGCGCAGCCCGCGTGGATCCCGTACGACGGAGGATCCGTGCCCGAGTTCGGCAGCGGCTCCGAGTCGCCCATGGGCGGGCCCGTCTACCACTACGACGCGTCCCTCGACTCGCCCGTCAAGTTCCCCCAGGCCTACGACGGCGAGTTCTTCGCCGGTGAGTTCGGCCGGCGCTGGATCAAGCGCATCCGGCAGGACGCGGGCGGCGCGGTGCGGTCCATCAACCCCGTCCCCTGGACGGGAACCCAGGTGATGGACATGGCCTTCGGCCCCGACGGCGCGCTGTACGTCCTCGACTACGGCACCGCCTGGTTCGGCGGCGACGAGAACTCGGCCCTCTACCGCATCGAGAACGCCACCGCGGGCCACTCCCCGGTCGCCGAGGCCAAGGCGGACCGGACCTCCGGCCAGGCGCCGCTGCGCGTCGCCTTCTCCTCGGCGGGCACCACCGACGCCGACGGCGACGCGCTCACCTACGCGTGGGACTTCGGCGACGGCACCGCGCCCTCGACCGCGGCCAACCCGGCGCACACCTACCGGAAGAACGGCACCTACACCGCGACCGTCACCGCCAAAGACCCGACCGGCCGCACCGGCTCGGCCAGTGTCCATGTGACCGTCGGCAACACCGCGCCCAAGGTGACCCTGCAACTCCCGGGCGACGGACAGCTGTTCGGCTTCGGTGACGAAGTTCCGTTCAAGGTGAGCGTCACCGACCCCGAGGACGGAACCGTCGACTGCGCCAAGGTCCAGGTCCGCTTCGTCCTCGGCCACGACAGCCACGGCCACCCCGTCACCACCGTCAACGGCTGCTCCGGCACCATCAAGACCGCGATCGACGGCGGCCACGACCCCAACGCCAACATCTTCGGGGTGATCGACGCCTCGTACACGGACAACGGGGGCGGCGGCCAGCCCGCGCTCAGCGGTCACGCCCAGGCCCAGCTCCAGCCGCGCCACCGCCAGGCCGAGCACTTCACCGGCTCGTCGGGCATCCGTACGTACGACAAGGCGGCGGCGCACGGCGGCAGGACGGTGGGGGACATCGACAACGGCGACTGGATCTCCTTCAAGCCGTACATCCTCGCCGGCACCACCAAGCTCACCGCCCGTATCTCCTCCGGTGGCGCGGGCGGCTTCCTTGAGGTGCGCGCCGGGTCCGCGACCGGGACGCTCCTGGGCTCGGCGCCGGTGCCGGTGACCGGCGGCTGGGAGACCTTCCAGGACATCGACGTGCCGCTGCGCGGGGCGCCCAGTAAGGCCACCGAGCTGTTCCTGGTCTTCAAGGGCGGCGCCGGAGCGCTCTACGACGTCGACGACTTCGAACTCTCCAGCAGCGCGCCCGACCGGACCGCCAAACGGGTCCTGGTCTTCTCCAGGACCGCGGGCTTCCGCCACGACTCCATCCCGGACGGCATCGCCGCCCTGAAGGAGCTCGGCGCGACCAGCGGCATCACCGTGGACGCGACCGAGGAGGCCGCCCAGTTCACCACCAGCAACCTCGCCCGCTACGACGCCGTCGTCTTCCTGTCCACGACAGGGGATGTGCTCAGCGGCGACCAGCAGAGCGCCTTCGAGAACTACATCGCCACCGGCGGCGGATACATGGGGGTGCACGCGGCGGCCGACACCGAGTACGACTGGGCCTTCTACGGCGGGCTCGTCGGGGCCTACTTCTCCTCGCACCCGCAGATCCAGCCCGCCACCGTACGCGTCGAGGACCACGGGCATCCGGCCACCTCGCACCTCGGTGACGCCTGGGAGCGCACGGACGAGTGGTACAACTACCGCACCAACCCCCGGAGTCAGGCCCGAGTCCTCGCCACCCTGGACGAGACCACCTACCAGGGCGGCACGATGCGGGGCGACCACCCCATCGCCTGGTGCCAGAGCTACCGGGGCGGTCGCGCCTTCTACACCGGCGGTGGCCACACCAAGGAGTCCTACGCCGAAGCCGCCTTCCGCCAGCACCTGCTCGGCGGTCTGCGGTACGCGAGCGGCCAGGTCAAGGCCGACTGCACGCCGAGCACCGGATACCGCCCGCTGTTCAACGGCCACACCTTGGAAGGGTGGAAGCAGGGCGGACCCGGCACCTTCGACGTCGTCGACGGCGAGCTGCGCTCCCAGGGCGGCATGGGACTCCTCCGCTACCAGGCCGAGCAGTTCGGCTCGTACTCCCTGAAGCTGGACTGGAAGCTCACCGGCGACGACAACTCCGGTGTCTTCGTGGGCTTCCCGGACTCCGACGACCCCTGGTCGGCGGTGAACAACGGCTACGAGGTGCAGATCGACGCCACCGACGCCCCCGACCGCACGACGGGCGCGATCTACTCCTTCAAGTCGGCCGACCTGCGGGCCCGTGACCGCGTCCTGCGCCCGCCCGGGCAGTGGAACAGCTACGAGATCCGCGTCCAGGGCGAACGGCTCCAGGTCTTCCTCAACGGAGTGAAGATCAACGACTTCACCAACACCGACCCCGCGCGCAGCCTCAAGGACGGCTACATCGGCCTGCAGAACCACGGCTCCGCCGACCATGCGTCGTTCCGGAACATCCAGCTGAAGAAGCTGCCCCCGGCCTAG